The region AATCCCGTTCGTTTCATCTCACCCCAACTATGGTTTCCTTTGAAGTGATCGATTAACGCCTTCATCCGCCAATAGGAATTGATCTGACGATAACCAAAATTTTCGAAAATAGTTGATACTACTAAAAGGCCTATGTCACGCAGTCTTGTATAGCGATGATAGTACAGCTCACCAATCACTACGGCACCCACGGAAATAAGCATTCCGTATAATATACTTGCTATGACCAAAGTAAAAATGCGATCACTTTCGACCAATCCAAACATGATACCCAAAGTAATTGCAATATACGCTGAAAGTTCGATAAATGGTCCCAATATATCGACGATGAAGTTATATGGGAATGCGAACATTCCAATCACTCCGTACTTGGGATTAAACATCATACGACGGTTTTCATACAGGCTTTGCAACAAGCCCACTTGCCATCTGCGACGTTGACGCTGCAATGTTTTTAAGTCTGAGGGAGCCTCGGTCCAGCAAACCGGGTCTGGCAGAAAACAAATGGAATACTTTTTATTCATGTCGCGATATTTGCGGTGCATACGAACCACCAGGTCCATATCCTCGCCCATGCTGTCAGCTTGATATCCACGAACTGCGACGACGGCGTCTTTACGGAAAATACCAAAGGCCCCAGAAATCACCAGTGTCGAACCTAAAACATCAAGACCCACACGACCGCAAAAAAAGCTGCGTATATATTCAACGATCTGCACTCGTTCCAACCAGCCGTCGGGCATTCTGTTGTCAACAGGTCGACTGTTTTTAAAAGTCGAACCATTAGCCAGCTGAATCGTACCGCCCGAAGCAATGGTATGAGGGTTCTCCGTAAACGGCATGGAGATCGCGAGCAAGGCATCATCATTAAGTACCGAGTCAGAATCCACTGCACATACAAGATCATGAGAGCAATAATCGATAGCCACGTTTAAGCTATCTGCTTTTCCTGAATTCGGTTTATCAATCAAAATTAAATTCGGGTGAATTTTGGAGCGATAAATGCCACGCACGGGTGCACGGCCCAGATCAGACATACGCACCACTTCGTCGGGCTCAAGCAAACAGATTTTTTTCATAACCTCAAAGGTGCCATCCTTTGACCCGTCGTTCACAACCACAACTTCAATTTGACCGTACTTCAAACGAAGCAATGAATGGACTGAATCAACGATTGATTTTTCTTCGTTGTAAGCAGGAACGATAATTGAAACTGGAGGGGAAAATCCGTAAGACTTTCCATCACCTAATAAAGGCTTAATAATTTCGCGACGGCGGATTGATATCAACGCCAGCATGAATAAGAAGATATAAAAGCTATTGATCGTCAAAAAGTAATAGGCAACGACTCTTAAGTACCACTCTAGAAAATTCACGCTGCACCACCTTTGACGGATTCCATCATTTGATAATAAAGACGGCGGCCCTGGGGGCTGTCATCAAATGAAAGTCTTTCGATCAAATCAAACTTCAAATCGGGTCTGATCTTAATCAAAGCCAAATAAGCAAAGTTTCGAAGCGTCGGAGACTCCACATGAGTCATTCGAACCAATAACTCCTCGGTATCACCATCTGGCGCTACCGTTAAGCACATGGCATACTTGCGAAAATGGAATTGCTCAAACTCAGGGTGGCCCTCTGAACGAAGACCATCGATCAACTGATCTTTTACAATAGGCATCGCTTCGGCAATTTGCAGACGGAAAACCACATCCAAACAGATTCCCAAAACATCCGGATCAAGATGCGTCTGAAGCAAGTACAGGAACTGCTCCGTATAACCTTTGGCGTACATCTCTAATAAATGAAGAGCTGTATCCATACGGTCGAGTTTTGCTAACGTCAGCAGTTCTTTACCCATATTGACATGTAACTTGGGGTATCTCACCTTCAACAAAAACTTTAAAGCGGCAAAATGCACGTAAGGCGAACTATCATTCAGCATTTTTGCGACGGTGCTGCCAGATTCCAAGTCCTGCAGGGTATCGATACGCGATAAAGCGGCAAGTCTTGTGGGAAAGCTTCCACCCAATAAGGCATCACGGTCCTCTTTTAAGAAACCTAGATCCTGATAGAGCTTAAATAAGTTATCACGATAGGAGCCGCTGACACTGCCAATGGCACTTAAGATTAAACCGCGAATAACTTTACGATAACGGGATTTTAAAAATTTTAAATCAGCGATATCCGTATTAACGCCCACACAAATATCAGTAACGCGTTCTTGAAGTTTGGGAATCATTTCCTTGTTTTCTTTTTCTATTCCCTTGCGATAAGCGGTGATAAAAAAGATTAAGGCTACAGCCATGGAATTGAGAATGACCTGAAATAATATCAGGTACATCGCCCAATCGCCATTTAGCTGTTGCTCTAACCATCCTACCAAATCCATCTAATGCCAGTACCCCATTGTGAACCGCTACGCATATGTCCCTGATAATCTTCTAAATTAAGAAAGATATGCCCAAGTCTGTGATAATAGGTCACAGTCAAACCATAAGAATCAAATTGATCAATGAGTCCCACGTCCTCACGATTTTCTCCACCTGCCCAAGATATTTCTGCACCCACACTTTTATAACGTGTGCGCAAAAACTCACGATGAGCATGATGCCAACCACCGTCTTCGTAAAACCAACTGCTATGGCCAATGCTCGTCATATCAGTGATAAAGAAAATGGCTTGCGGCTGTAGGCTGTAAACATCACCTGTCGCATAGTGCGCATAATGAAACCCCATTGAAAGGTCCCATTTCGAAAAATATGTCGTATGGGGAATCAAAGAGGCCGAGGTCTGAGCTCCAACAACTGTGTCCCCGGCATAGGCGCCAACAAATTCCAGATAGCTGTGATATTTTTTAAAGACGGCGGTGTCGCCAAATAAGATTGCATCTCGATCAAAGCCAGTGGTCGGTGTATAATCACGGTGTATGTGCTCGTAACCTAGATAATAACTGTTTGTATCGCTTGATTTGCCATTGAACTGAATTCTTTCGCCGGCTTCGTGATAAACGTTGCCATAGTCGCCTTTTGCATAAGACAAATCGACAGATTCAAAACCTGCAAACGCATTGAAAGAAAAAAACACGGACGCCAGGACAAACTTAATCATGTGCGACCCAAGGTGATCTTCACCTTCGCAAGAATCAAAGGCAAATTATAGGGTTTCGTTAAATGGTCCAAGGCCCCGATTTCTAAGCTTTTCAAAGAAGCTTCTTCGGATTTATTCGAAGTCAGAACGATGGTTGGTGGCAGCACGTTTCTTTCGCGGGCGTGCCAAATCAATTCAATTCCAGAAAGTCCTGGCATTGAAATGTCCGTGATCAATAAATCAAACTTACTTACAGCTAAATGCTGTTCCAAAGCTTGTTGACCATCGGCCGCGCGTGACACTTGATATCCCGCCGATTTCAGAGCGCGCTCTAAGATCATTCCTTCGATTTCACTATCTTCAGCTATAAGAATCCGTTTATTTTCCATAAGTACAATTCTCTTCGGCGAGGCAATAGAGAATATATAGGGCCTGGGAATTGAAGCTGAGAATACTCCGATATCAAAACGTTCTAAAATTATCCGAGCGACATCTCAGGAAAATTTGAATGTGGTGTCCCCTCACATCCAAACTCTGAGTGATGTCATTCTGTTACGACTGAATTACACCCCAGCAAGTTCTCATCATGTGACTACTGAACTTTGGGCCGTCATCCGAATAGATCCGCATATACATAAATTTTTAATTAGAGGACGTATATGGGAACCTTAAATTTAAAACTGATTTTGGCGACCGCTGCGATTTGCGCACTGGCGGCGTGTTCTACGGATTCTGGAATAAGTTGCGATGACAGACTTTGCAACACATATACTGATCTCGCGATCGATCAATCCGATGTCACTGGCCAGGATATGGCAGCCTACAGCAGCGGTGGCGGGCTTCATTCGATGGCTCTTTTAGGTGACGTCTTATCCCTAACGCCCACATTAACATTAGTCGGAACTTTGGCACCACCCACTGTGAATGGCGCCCAAGTTCAAGCAAGCGATATCGCTGTAAGTGGATCAAAAGTCTATGTGGCGTATAATACGCGAGGTGCTACGCAAGCTGGCGCCATTGATGTGATTGATATCTCAAACCCTTACGCCTTGACGTTGCCGTCACAGGCTCTTTACCCGACTTCAGATATTCATAAGGTTTATGTAAAAGGAACTTCTTTATATGCTGCTGGCGCGACCTCGGATAATGGTGGCGGAGGCAACCTGCAGAAGATCACCCTGGATGCTAATGGTAAACTGACGTCCACGGTATCTTCTGTATTTTTAAGAAGTGCAGCAGATCCAACGATTCCAGCCTACGCAGGAACAAGTGTCGTCGCAGCTGGTAGCTATATATATGCTTTGTCAGGTAATAACGGAGGACTCTCGATTTTGAACAACTCCGACCTTTCAACAGTGGGATTTACTGCACTTCCCGATGCTCGTGATATCTCTTTTGATAGCTCAAGCAGTTCTCTCTATGCAGTGACAGGTAAAACTGCAAGTGCGGAGTCTTTAGTAAAACACTATGACCTAAACGGCAGCTTGCTCAGTTCTGGTAACGTCACTTTGTCAAATGGTGTGATCGATGAAGCAAAATCCACAATTACAACAGGCGCGACCTTCCAAATTGCGACGAACGGTTACGGCGGTGCGCGCTTGATATGTTTATCCTCTGGCGCGATTTTAGGGACAGCAACAAATCCGACAGTGACGGGCCTGACGACAGATAAGACCACTGCCAACGCAGCCGCTTTCGGGGCAGGTTATATGTTCGTTGCAAATGGTGAAGCTGGGGTGACTATTTATTCAGTCAATACGTCTTCACTTGTTTCAGGTTGCAGCTTAGTGACTATTACTTATTTAGGCAGATTTTCACTGGGCGCGAATGCTTCCGCGAACAACATCTTTTATACAAATGGTCACTTAGTTGTAGCAACCGGTCAGATGGGCTTTAAGATCGTAAAAGTAACGACATCTGTTCTGTCAGGCTTAGTACAAGCACTGTAATCTTAAATTCAAACCCACCGGGGGAGCTGGGAATTTCTTCTGGCTCCCCTGTTTTATTTTAAAAAATTCAACATTCAAATTCCCAACCTGAGACACTCGCACAAGCCGATTCTTGTCGCCACCCGCGGCCCTTGACAGCATTCATGGGATATTCGCGAGTTTATGGCAGCTGATCCTGGTACAGATCTGGCATTTTCCATAGGTATTCGTGGAGGTTTATAGTGTCTCAAAATGGGAAATATCAACTGATCATTCCAGTGGTATTGATGCTTGGAGCTTGGTGGTTTCACCAATCCACAAAGTCGACTCCTATTGAAAAGTCATCGGCCTTTGAACAAAGTTCTGATACAAAATTAAAAAGTGCCATTCCTTTGGCGGCAACGAAATCCCATCAAGCCGTTCAAAATTCAGCTCAACAATCGGTGGCTTCATCGGTCGTCCCAAAAGCTGCTGGAAGCTCCAAATTCAGTCCCCGCCTTGAGCGACATGTGAATTATATTGCCTTGATGCTTACTCGTCCTGATGTTGCTATTCCTCAGCAAGCTCTGGCAACAGCCCATTTGAATGCGGAAGAAATCGCGCAACTAGGAAATGCTGTGATTGATACTCAAGCTGACGCTTCCACTCGTCAGGCCAGTTTATTTATTCTTTCTAAATCAGGTGCCAAGGCGATTCCTGCTTTAGGTATGATCGCAGCCTCAAAGTTTAAAGATTCCACTGCGCAAACAGAGGTTCCACTGCGCATCACTGCTCTGGAATCTTTAGATCAAATGACTGCAAACTCGGGCGATGTTTTAAAAGTGATGCAAAACACGATCGAAAATCAAAACAACAAAACTTTGGTGTTCCTTGCGACAATCAGTGCCGGAGGAATTAAAGAAGGACGTCCCGGAAAATTGGGGCGCGCCATGGATCAGATGATTAAAGAAAAAAGCCTGTAAGGATTTAATATGAAACTGCCCTTATTTAGCAAAATCTTATTTTTAATCGTTTCAACTAGCTTCACCGTTGCAATGGCTGAAGACAAGGTTGCCTGCCTTTCTCAAGACTCTATGCAATTCGCGTTTCAACATTTTCAATTCGAAGACGTCGATGCCCATGGCAACGTCATTAAGACATATTCTGCAAGCGACGCCTGCGAGCAAGGTTTGTTTAAAGCAACAATCGACTCTATTGATTATATTAGAAAAG is a window of Bdellovibrio sp. SKB1291214 DNA encoding:
- a CDS encoding glycosyltransferase family 2 protein, giving the protein MNFLEWYLRVVAYYFLTINSFYIFLFMLALISIRRREIIKPLLGDGKSYGFSPPVSIIVPAYNEEKSIVDSVHSLLRLKYGQIEVVVVNDGSKDGTFEVMKKICLLEPDEVVRMSDLGRAPVRGIYRSKIHPNLILIDKPNSGKADSLNVAIDYCSHDLVCAVDSDSVLNDDALLAISMPFTENPHTIASGGTIQLANGSTFKNSRPVDNRMPDGWLERVQIVEYIRSFFCGRVGLDVLGSTLVISGAFGIFRKDAVVAVRGYQADSMGEDMDLVVRMHRKYRDMNKKYSICFLPDPVCWTEAPSDLKTLQRQRRRWQVGLLQSLYENRRMMFNPKYGVIGMFAFPYNFIVDILGPFIELSAYIAITLGIMFGLVESDRIFTLVIASILYGMLISVGAVVIGELYYHRYTRLRDIGLLVVSTIFENFGYRQINSYWRMKALIDHFKGNHSWGEMKRTGFAKK
- a CDS encoding response regulator; amino-acid sequence: MENKRILIAEDSEIEGMILERALKSAGYQVSRAADGQQALEQHLAVSKFDLLITDISMPGLSGIELIWHARERNVLPPTIVLTSNKSEEASLKSLEIGALDHLTKPYNLPLILAKVKITLGRT